From a region of the uncultured Desulfatiglans sp. genome:
- a CDS encoding conserved hypothetical protein (Evidence 4 : Unknown function but conserved in other organisms), with protein MKTVLPSLRYYQTEHRRLDCQVVTPMFLGGADQEAQWRAEPFKALLRYWWRVTCIDLPGEKTLLEEEGRVFGRAGDERESRKSPLEIRLVPGHGTAAVKTPFQKMKIPHPEVDHGGKVDALGYLAGMGLVHFKKGIQHSYFPSTSAFQLILQYPAALKKEIDAVLALVAVFGTVGARSRNGWGSFNISNPGLEGGQQAALLQSVTKSWTKGFQKDYPNCLGKDEKGPLLWQTELCSTWEKVMVQLASAYIKVRAEKVGQDERLDPGGGSFAERHLIGVPLTHHPIGKNKNDRHASPLRFCVRKKMDKYRGLVLHVPHAHSRNQLNSKNSEQIQTWEKIHRKLDTLLKRAKYEECVA; from the coding sequence ATGAAAACTGTATTGCCGTCGTTGCGGTACTATCAAACCGAACATCGGCGTCTGGACTGCCAGGTGGTCACTCCGATGTTCCTTGGCGGGGCGGATCAGGAAGCGCAGTGGCGCGCTGAGCCGTTCAAGGCCCTGCTGCGATATTGGTGGAGGGTGACCTGCATTGATTTGCCGGGAGAAAAGACCCTGCTTGAAGAGGAAGGGCGCGTTTTCGGGCGGGCAGGAGATGAGAGGGAAAGCCGAAAAAGCCCTTTGGAAATCCGGCTGGTGCCGGGCCATGGCACAGCGGCGGTCAAAACTCCTTTTCAGAAAATGAAGATTCCGCATCCTGAGGTCGATCACGGGGGAAAGGTTGATGCTTTGGGCTATTTGGCAGGCATGGGGCTTGTGCATTTTAAAAAGGGCATCCAGCATAGCTACTTTCCTTCGACGTCTGCATTCCAGTTGATTCTTCAATACCCAGCCGCCTTGAAGAAGGAGATCGATGCGGTGTTGGCCCTTGTCGCGGTTTTCGGCACCGTAGGAGCGCGCTCCCGGAATGGCTGGGGCAGCTTCAATATCAGTAATCCAGGGTTGGAAGGGGGGCAGCAGGCAGCACTTCTTCAATCTGTCACCAAATCATGGACAAAGGGGTTCCAGAAGGACTACCCGAATTGTCTGGGGAAAGACGAAAAGGGCCCTCTCCTCTGGCAAACTGAACTTTGCTCAACATGGGAGAAGGTGATGGTGCAGCTTGCCTCCGCCTATATCAAGGTGCGTGCCGAAAAAGTGGGGCAAGACGAACGGTTGGACCCCGGGGGCGGTAGTTTTGCGGAGCGGCATCTGATCGGGGTGCCGCTGACCCATCACCCGATAGGGAAGAATAAGAATGATCGGCATGCCTCGCCCCTTCGGTTTTGCGTACGCAAGAAAATGGACAAATACCGCGGGCTCGTTTTGCATGTGCCGCATGCGCACAGCCGCAATCAGCTCAACTCCAAGAATAGCGAGCAGATCCAGACATGGGAAAAAATCCATCGGAAATTGGACACCCTGTTGAAGCGTGCCAAGTACGAGGAGTGCGTAGCATGA
- a CDS encoding putative CRISPR-associated protein, Crm2 family (Evidence 3 : Putative function from multiple computational evidences), protein MRNGFLQDSAYWDEKLAAYLHDPPDKALRIPGHEERSRRLLDILGPLPQPDPDLIRMADQTAAGMDRTQLPGHSARADLNGSIDFLRRPLLTHPTAREAVLPLQLDMTREDCASVARAIEALIEEDIERVCHSFPGRPELLSPARFHYVHHALRERLRRENIGGLGGLWGRLPADTRIPDHSIWQHCGLAAAIYSCFKRSKTRRAVLLVVSLAPVQGFIERARKLRDLWVGSVLLSWLAFEGIREVIYRLGSDHVLYPSLIGQGLVEDMLRRECGLEGLLAGDDGVPKAEGASLPNKFVCLVPAGEEEETAAAIEARIREAWEDLGRMTLDRIETIIGGKKDPYLIEQFQRQMKGYWTFRWSACPLLDEGRELQIKGLLPPSVWKKPFNLVADSKKHALPYPLSGQAAFYSVSHAMAQSFLAAGKYVYGEGAALERDAESRLPVEKNGRPDGSTEREEGIKCGLHGDLEALRFEWRPGEDRNPRPSVDPFWSLLKQDRDLRPEFRSSERLCAVATVKRLAGRVIKGSKTDHPLKPLFGKADVFPSTTELAFGEWLNEVAGEAPQGVKALEPYGSWRKVLSQFIHDTDEPDAPAGQGEHRRVLEREARRTCSGILHAMEKRGRLWTDADRYYAILLMDGDRMGRLVGGETLPARWESTIHPDLTERLRTPSFDAAYRGFWKEHLGETRVVTPGVHAALSEALGDFSLHTVPEIIRRCRGRLIYAGGDDVCAVMPVSTALAAAHEIARMYATPYVVYDAVTGTAQPIVGPWAPERLRLAYHLGEDRCLSISGAVLICHHKRPLADAMAAARRLLESGAKEEGGRNAVAVELAKRSGGPRAMVMKWNARPHEDLLAEIPKEISPDDTLVDHFLDFSRVFGARTRLCMSSSLMYRVEEMRDGLDALAARNPADLPKFLKTLIVRSDPSLKPRKGEARNPSLERIAWQAAALLFGPDAAVRPEALLIARFLGPQLFRYQGAGDGGCHD, encoded by the coding sequence ATGAGAAACGGTTTTCTTCAAGATTCAGCCTACTGGGATGAGAAGCTCGCGGCCTATCTGCACGATCCGCCCGACAAAGCCCTGCGCATCCCAGGACACGAGGAGCGGAGCCGGCGTCTGCTGGATATCCTGGGGCCCCTCCCTCAGCCCGATCCGGACTTGATCCGCATGGCCGATCAAACGGCGGCCGGCATGGACCGCACTCAGCTGCCCGGGCACAGCGCCAGGGCCGATTTAAACGGCTCGATCGACTTTCTGAGAAGGCCATTGTTGACCCACCCAACGGCGCGCGAGGCGGTTCTACCCCTCCAGCTGGATATGACGCGCGAGGATTGTGCATCGGTTGCCCGCGCTATCGAAGCCCTGATCGAAGAGGATATCGAGCGGGTGTGCCACTCGTTTCCCGGCAGGCCGGAGCTTCTTTCCCCCGCCCGCTTCCACTATGTGCACCATGCGCTGCGCGAGCGTCTGCGGCGCGAGAACATCGGCGGCCTCGGAGGATTGTGGGGTCGGCTTCCGGCGGATACGCGGATTCCGGACCACAGCATCTGGCAGCACTGCGGTCTTGCTGCCGCGATTTATTCCTGTTTCAAGAGATCGAAGACCCGCCGGGCCGTGCTGCTGGTGGTTAGCCTGGCTCCGGTTCAGGGCTTCATCGAGCGGGCGCGGAAGCTGCGGGATCTGTGGGTCGGTTCGGTCCTTCTTTCGTGGCTCGCATTCGAGGGTATACGGGAGGTGATTTACCGGCTGGGCTCGGATCATGTGCTCTACCCGAGCCTGATCGGCCAGGGCCTGGTGGAGGACATGCTGCGCAGGGAGTGCGGCCTGGAGGGGCTCCTTGCGGGCGATGATGGAGTGCCGAAAGCGGAGGGCGCTTCGCTTCCCAATAAATTTGTCTGCCTCGTCCCGGCTGGGGAGGAAGAGGAGACGGCAGCCGCGATCGAGGCGCGGATCCGCGAGGCGTGGGAGGATCTGGGCCGCATGACCCTCGACCGGATTGAAACCATTATCGGGGGGAAGAAAGATCCCTATCTCATCGAGCAGTTCCAGCGTCAGATGAAAGGCTACTGGACCTTTCGTTGGAGCGCCTGTCCGCTGCTGGACGAGGGCCGGGAACTGCAGATTAAGGGCCTTCTTCCTCCGAGCGTTTGGAAGAAGCCCTTCAACCTCGTTGCCGACAGCAAAAAACACGCCTTGCCTTACCCCTTGAGCGGCCAGGCGGCCTTCTATTCCGTGAGCCATGCAATGGCTCAGTCGTTTTTGGCTGCCGGCAAATATGTTTACGGCGAAGGTGCAGCGCTGGAGAGAGATGCGGAATCCCGACTCCCGGTCGAAAAAAACGGCCGACCTGATGGCTCAACAGAGCGGGAGGAAGGCATCAAGTGCGGGCTTCATGGCGATCTGGAGGCCTTGCGCTTCGAGTGGCGGCCCGGAGAGGATCGCAACCCGAGGCCGAGCGTTGATCCGTTCTGGAGCCTGTTGAAGCAGGACAGGGATTTGCGTCCCGAGTTCAGATCTTCGGAGAGGCTCTGCGCTGTGGCGACCGTAAAGCGTTTGGCCGGCCGTGTGATCAAGGGCTCGAAGACCGACCATCCACTGAAGCCTCTTTTCGGAAAGGCGGACGTCTTTCCGTCGACGACGGAGCTTGCCTTCGGGGAATGGTTGAATGAAGTCGCCGGGGAGGCGCCGCAGGGGGTTAAGGCGTTGGAGCCATACGGCTCATGGCGCAAGGTGCTCTCCCAGTTCATCCACGACACCGACGAGCCGGATGCGCCTGCAGGACAAGGGGAGCACCGCCGCGTGCTCGAGCGGGAGGCGCGCCGGACTTGCAGCGGGATTCTGCACGCGATGGAGAAGCGGGGCCGTCTGTGGACCGATGCGGATCGCTACTATGCCATCCTCCTTATGGACGGAGACAGGATGGGGCGACTTGTAGGAGGGGAAACCCTTCCCGCACGCTGGGAATCGACGATTCACCCGGACTTGACCGAACGGCTGCGTACGCCCTCTTTCGATGCGGCGTATCGGGGCTTTTGGAAAGAGCACCTTGGAGAGACCCGAGTGGTGACTCCTGGTGTTCATGCAGCGTTGTCGGAGGCCTTGGGCGACTTTTCGCTTCATACGGTCCCTGAGATCATCCGGAGGTGTCGCGGCCGCCTCATCTATGCCGGCGGCGACGATGTGTGCGCCGTCATGCCGGTCTCGACGGCGCTGGCTGCGGCCCATGAAATCGCAAGGATGTATGCGACGCCCTACGTGGTTTACGACGCTGTCACCGGCACAGCGCAGCCCATCGTTGGACCTTGGGCCCCTGAACGCCTTAGATTGGCCTATCATTTGGGAGAGGATCGATGCCTGTCCATTTCAGGGGCGGTCTTGATATGCCATCACAAAAGGCCGCTCGCGGATGCCATGGCTGCAGCGCGGAGGCTTCTCGAAAGCGGCGCCAAAGAAGAGGGCGGGAGAAATGCGGTGGCCGTCGAACTCGCCAAGCGGAGCGGGGGCCCGCGCGCTATGGTGATGAAGTGGAATGCCCGCCCGCACGAGGACCTGCTGGCTGAAATTCCGAAGGAGATTTCTCCCGACGATACGCTCGTCGATCATTTCCTGGATTTTTCAAGGGTTTTCGGAGCGAGGACGCGCCTGTGCATGAGTTCTTCGTTGATGTATCGGGTGGAGGAAATGCGGGATGGCCTGGACGCATTGGCTGCCAGGAACCCGGCGGATCTGCCCAAGTTTCTGAAGACGCTGATTGTCCGCTCCGATCCGTCTCTGAAGCCCAGAAAGGGTGAAGCACGCAATCCGAGCCTCGAGCGCATTGCATGGCAGGCGGCGGCCCTGCTCTTTGGCCCCGACGCCGCCGTTCGGCCGGAGGCCCTGCTGATTGCGCGTTTTCTTGGGCCGCAGCTTTTTCGGTATCAGGGAGCCGGCGATGGAGGATGCCATGACTGA
- a CDS encoding putative CRISPR-associated RAMP protein, Cmr6 family (Evidence 3 : Putative function from multiple computational evidences), which translates to MNAKAAPKPVVRPVNPAVDRVIGKQPKGFFNYGLYFNKWFYVQESGGKCPVEGNAEDPGDNLLPSIAMFNGEASPTGGKWDRKTAGRLLEKRHERQEAAARSLESLGYRLLRFEAILETPLVVGLGNGHPSEKGFSFDWTLGVQYIPASGIKGVVRLAWLVRALNRIPEVQDARRFWQQVGKGRLPNEAGEARRVFGNLETSAEDNLEPNRGGVVFMDAFPAKLPLLKAEIMNCHYPDYLNKANGRPTEDQSPNPQKYWAVDPFLDRQGSERTRFVFRILMGPELAKEKTVVSDFSEAFEAALDRHGLGAKTAVGHGRFGLDIAKRDDPGSHGEEAEPEAKSANAPVEPVHEIWENVHLRYLPGSQEVSAEVAGKKAFMKGMDLIPEQYRAKLKKNKIVKVQQIEVMPAGGKNYAIVSVE; encoded by the coding sequence ATGAATGCGAAGGCTGCTCCGAAGCCGGTTGTGCGGCCGGTCAATCCTGCCGTCGACCGCGTGATTGGAAAACAACCGAAAGGCTTTTTCAATTACGGCCTTTATTTTAACAAGTGGTTTTATGTTCAGGAAAGCGGCGGAAAATGTCCTGTCGAGGGGAATGCAGAGGATCCCGGGGACAATTTACTCCCCTCAATCGCCATGTTCAATGGGGAGGCTTCCCCCACGGGCGGTAAATGGGACAGAAAGACCGCCGGCAGGCTTCTCGAGAAACGCCACGAACGTCAGGAAGCGGCAGCCCGGTCTCTTGAAAGCTTGGGATATCGACTTCTGCGTTTCGAAGCGATTCTTGAAACGCCGCTGGTCGTTGGCCTTGGCAACGGTCATCCATCTGAAAAGGGTTTTTCATTCGACTGGACCCTTGGTGTGCAGTATATCCCGGCAAGCGGAATCAAGGGGGTGGTGCGTCTGGCTTGGCTGGTGAGGGCGCTCAACCGGATTCCCGAGGTGCAAGACGCCCGAAGATTTTGGCAACAGGTGGGAAAAGGCCGGCTTCCGAACGAGGCGGGGGAAGCTCGCAGGGTCTTTGGAAATTTAGAGACGTCGGCTGAAGACAATCTCGAACCAAACAGGGGAGGGGTCGTCTTCATGGACGCTTTCCCTGCGAAACTGCCCCTCCTGAAGGCGGAGATCATGAACTGTCATTATCCTGACTATCTCAATAAAGCGAATGGGAGGCCGACGGAGGACCAGTCCCCTAATCCTCAAAAGTACTGGGCGGTTGATCCGTTTCTGGATCGTCAGGGCAGCGAGCGCACCCGATTCGTGTTTCGGATCCTCATGGGACCGGAGCTGGCGAAGGAGAAGACCGTCGTGTCGGATTTTTCCGAGGCGTTTGAAGCCGCGTTGGACCGCCACGGTCTGGGGGCGAAAACCGCTGTAGGCCACGGAAGGTTTGGCCTTGACATCGCCAAACGGGATGATCCGGGCAGCCATGGCGAAGAGGCAGAACCTGAAGCGAAATCCGCAAATGCTCCTGTCGAACCTGTTCATGAAATTTGGGAAAACGTTCACCTCCGTTACTTGCCGGGCAGCCAGGAGGTAAGCGCCGAAGTTGCTGGGAAAAAGGCTTTCATGAAGGGTATGGATCTGATCCCCGAGCAATACCGCGCCAAACTCAAGAAAAATAAAATCGTCAAGGTCCAGCAAATCGAGGTGATGCCCGCTGGGGGCAAAAATTACGCGATCGTGTCTGTTGAGTAG
- a CDS encoding Adenosine/AMP deaminase gives MSDILVTTLGTSWQIVPELLGFTNPNLVDLYARHPKRDEIAETRRSADIRPVEEVWMVTTKGEKTDTPIQNLLAWHRLFGGGGRLPVLRIWQVAGAGDLASEEECRQMGECIFRVVLHAAERCADGHLLISLAGGRKTMSSDIQNAAVFFGCHALIHVIQNDDYAKKLWGQEAAFFLEPLPEDLKDAVTPLVAGRHERNPAADLGDESGRVISRDRYPLEMPAASEPLETAVAGAGLMEEVQERSRRASFLFCNQANRLMGEETGTNFLALYNLRPSLVRRLKTQRIGVDPAREDDELVWLQRLPKAELHCHLGGVADPAEILEIAEANRLALERCRDRWGPYVKEWRRLAEGEAGEGIDFKVLRQAVPGVPEPLCTAAFVLAFEDRADLLEQIIYGTFRHEDAFCGVGFKAYEKAGDLQGSGLLQSEASLRAACRILCRKAAKHNVRHLEVRCSPMNYGKGGLDPAEVVRVIDAELAAEGGPASYALIFTASRHGIMSKVYENIELAERLLGGDGSGFRSLRGFDLAGSEEAARPEQMREAFMPMMRRCLRLTIHAGETSSAESIWEAVYHLNAERIGHGLTLKENPVLLDKFRDRDIAIEMCPSSNVQIVGFRDNFLQATRRREPYPLKEYLERGLRVTVNTDNPGISRTDFTRELHRAARLTEGGLTLWEILLLVRNGFKASFAPRGRRQELLREAEKEIIQLIQERLQ, from the coding sequence ATGTCCGACATCCTGGTAACCACGCTCGGCACAAGCTGGCAGATCGTGCCGGAGCTGCTGGGTTTCACGAACCCGAATCTGGTGGATCTTTACGCCCGTCATCCGAAGCGCGATGAGATCGCCGAGACCCGCCGGTCAGCGGACATCCGTCCGGTCGAAGAAGTCTGGATGGTGACGACAAAGGGTGAGAAGACCGATACGCCCATTCAGAATCTATTGGCTTGGCACCGGCTGTTCGGGGGAGGCGGGAGACTCCCTGTCCTCAGGATATGGCAGGTGGCGGGAGCCGGGGATTTGGCCTCCGAAGAGGAGTGCCGGCAAATGGGGGAGTGCATTTTCCGGGTCGTTCTGCACGCCGCCGAGCGCTGCGCGGACGGGCATCTCTTGATATCTCTCGCAGGCGGACGTAAGACCATGAGTTCGGACATCCAGAACGCCGCCGTGTTTTTCGGGTGCCACGCCCTGATTCACGTCATCCAGAATGATGACTACGCGAAAAAGCTGTGGGGCCAGGAAGCGGCTTTTTTCCTCGAACCGTTGCCTGAAGACTTGAAGGACGCGGTTACTCCCCTCGTGGCAGGGCGGCATGAGCGGAACCCCGCCGCCGACCTCGGGGATGAGAGCGGGAGGGTGATCAGCCGGGATCGGTATCCGCTCGAGATGCCGGCGGCATCGGAGCCTCTGGAGACGGCCGTGGCGGGGGCCGGCCTCATGGAGGAGGTTCAGGAGCGTTCGCGCAGGGCGTCTTTTCTTTTCTGCAACCAGGCCAACCGGTTGATGGGCGAGGAGACGGGCACGAATTTCCTCGCGCTCTACAACCTGCGCCCTTCCCTGGTGAGACGGTTGAAGACGCAGCGGATCGGCGTCGACCCGGCCAGGGAGGATGACGAGCTGGTGTGGCTTCAGAGGCTTCCGAAGGCCGAGCTGCATTGCCATCTCGGCGGCGTCGCGGACCCGGCCGAGATCCTCGAGATTGCCGAGGCGAATCGCCTTGCACTGGAGCGGTGCCGGGACCGATGGGGTCCGTACGTCAAGGAATGGCGGAGGCTTGCCGAGGGGGAAGCCGGGGAGGGGATCGATTTCAAGGTTCTGCGGCAAGCCGTTCCAGGGGTTCCCGAACCCTTGTGTACGGCGGCGTTCGTCCTCGCCTTCGAAGACCGGGCGGATCTGTTGGAGCAGATCATTTACGGGACGTTCAGGCATGAGGATGCATTCTGCGGAGTCGGGTTCAAAGCGTACGAAAAGGCGGGGGATCTGCAGGGATCGGGCCTTCTTCAGTCGGAAGCCAGCCTGCGCGCAGCTTGCCGTATCTTGTGCCGCAAGGCTGCGAAGCACAACGTCCGTCATCTCGAGGTGCGCTGCTCGCCCATGAATTATGGCAAGGGCGGGCTGGACCCCGCCGAGGTGGTCCGGGTCATCGATGCCGAGCTGGCGGCTGAGGGCGGTCCGGCGAGCTATGCCTTGATTTTCACGGCGAGCCGGCATGGGATCATGAGCAAGGTTTACGAAAACATCGAACTGGCCGAACGCCTGCTGGGAGGCGATGGGTCGGGTTTTCGGAGCTTGAGGGGCTTCGATCTTGCCGGCAGCGAGGAGGCCGCCAGGCCCGAACAGATGCGCGAGGCCTTCATGCCGATGATGCGCCGGTGCCTGCGTCTGACGATCCACGCGGGCGAGACGTCTTCGGCCGAGAGCATCTGGGAGGCCGTGTATCATCTCAACGCCGAGCGCATCGGGCACGGCCTGACGCTGAAGGAGAATCCGGTGCTCCTGGACAAGTTCAGGGACCGGGACATCGCCATAGAGATGTGCCCATCGAGCAATGTTCAGATCGTCGGCTTCCGGGACAATTTTCTGCAAGCCACCAGGCGCCGCGAGCCGTATCCCCTGAAAGAGTATCTGGAACGGGGGCTCAGGGTGACGGTCAACACGGACAACCCGGGGATATCGAGGACCGACTTCACCAGGGAGCTGCACCGGGCCGCCCGCCTGACGGAAGGCGGGCTGACCCTGTGGGAGATCCTGCTGCTGGTGCGCAACGGATTCAAGGCGTCCTTCGCGCCGAGGGGGCGCAGGCAGGAGCTGCTTCGCGAGGCGGAGAAGGAGATCATCCAGCTCATCCAGGAGAGGCTGCAGTGA
- a CDS encoding conserved exported hypothetical protein (Evidence 4 : Unknown function but conserved in other organisms) — protein sequence MLFSTNASRVCVLYAVSPLHAGAGQSTGAVDLPIQRERHTSWPMIQSSGLKGAFRDWFTRYYANSKAGEMGYESAHSQAKELACRVFGREESPDGLEGHAGAISITDGRLLAFPVRSNAAPFVWVTAPYVLMRLARDLRLIPDAGLTLPGMELGSAPGSGEGMLIRGDIATENGLVLEDLVVKIVESKTDAVALKAAFEALAPQVARLVLISDADFTYLVRNATEVQAQIAINPETGVTTAGSLRYQELLPADSALYTLVFFTTERTQKQPQPVEFIADLTMTALATHVQIGGDMTLGRGLMEVRWLPGEKA from the coding sequence ATGTTGTTTTCGACGAACGCTTCCAGGGTGTGTGTTCTTTACGCCGTGTCACCGCTTCACGCAGGGGCGGGGCAGTCAACCGGGGCTGTAGACCTTCCTATTCAGCGGGAGCGCCACACCTCTTGGCCGATGATCCAGTCGTCGGGTTTGAAAGGGGCTTTCCGGGACTGGTTTACGCGCTACTACGCCAATAGTAAAGCGGGCGAAATGGGTTACGAATCAGCGCATTCCCAGGCCAAGGAACTGGCCTGCAGGGTCTTCGGCCGAGAAGAGTCCCCAGACGGGCTTGAAGGCCACGCCGGGGCGATTTCCATCACCGACGGCCGTTTGTTGGCATTTCCGGTGAGAAGCAACGCCGCCCCATTCGTGTGGGTGACCGCTCCTTATGTGCTTATGCGGCTCGCGCGTGACCTCCGGTTGATCCCCGATGCAGGGTTGACGCTTCCCGGCATGGAGTTGGGTTCGGCGCCGGGCTCCGGCGAGGGCATGCTGATTCGGGGTGATATCGCCACGGAAAACGGGTTGGTGCTGGAAGACCTGGTGGTCAAGATTGTTGAATCGAAGACGGATGCCGTGGCATTGAAGGCGGCCTTCGAAGCCCTGGCACCCCAGGTTGCGCGTCTTGTGCTGATTTCCGATGCGGATTTCACCTATCTGGTCCGCAATGCCACGGAAGTCCAGGCGCAGATTGCCATCAACCCGGAAACCGGCGTGACCACGGCTGGGTCGCTCCGTTATCAGGAGCTTTTGCCGGCTGATTCAGCCTTGTACACCCTTGTCTTTTTTACTACGGAGAGGACGCAGAAACAGCCCCAGCCGGTTGAATTTATAGCGGATCTCACCATGACCGCCTTGGCGACCCATGTCCAGATAGGTGGCGACATGACCTTGGGCCGCGGCCTCATGGAGGTTCGTTGGCTGCCGGGCGAAAAGGCATAG
- a CDS encoding hypothetical protein (Evidence 5 : Unknown function), with protein sequence MIAPSGIDYGMLRFLTLKKDSHYVRHPGNHARHKLADRAGAAGFHEPESGGSLRPSSEAR encoded by the coding sequence TTGATTGCACCCAGCGGCATAGATTATGGTATGTTGCGATTTTTGACACTCAAGAAGGACAGCCATTATGTCCGACATCCTGGTAACCACGCTCGGCACAAGCTGGCAGATCGTGCCGGAGCTGCTGGGTTTCACGAACCCGAATCTGGTGGATCTTTACGCCCGTCATCCGAAGCGCGATGA
- a CDS encoding conserved hypothetical protein (Evidence 4 : Unknown function but conserved in other organisms), translating into METTISQKRSRFALEQLERIPVNKDFANLTAGLPAMILGNGFGHALAFLISKATKDGQLSVKEKHYAAFAIIARWLKERGIIPDEEPKPFLMNLSAMSQEQYLRAQEEALLVLEWVKRYANSALFLEEQGETP; encoded by the coding sequence ATGGAGACGACGATTTCTCAGAAGCGGTCGCGATTCGCGTTGGAGCAGCTCGAGCGGATCCCGGTCAACAAGGACTTTGCAAACCTCACGGCCGGCCTGCCGGCGATGATCCTCGGCAACGGATTTGGACATGCCTTGGCCTTTCTCATTTCAAAGGCAACGAAGGATGGGCAGTTATCAGTAAAAGAGAAGCACTACGCAGCCTTCGCGATCATCGCGCGATGGTTGAAAGAGCGTGGAATCATCCCGGATGAAGAGCCCAAGCCCTTTCTCATGAACCTTTCGGCGATGTCCCAGGAGCAGTACCTGCGGGCCCAAGAGGAGGCCCTGCTGGTGCTCGAATGGGTGAAGCGCTACGCGAACTCGGCCCTTTTCCTCGAGGAACAAGGAGAGACGCCATGA
- a CDS encoding putative CRISPR-associated protein, Cmr3 (Evidence 3 : Putative function from multiple computational evidences) — protein sequence MTEELQWLRLEPLDSCFFKGSEPMVAGENHTARSVFPPMPSTLLGALRTAVLLQRGLDPFMYAREEKTGRDIAGRYPLLGTPERPGFKVVGPIFEATVPGGAVVRFLPAPAHWMASKQSLKKAEAMHHGASDACEDSAESDKSTQPKRRIRIAPADLFSELIRTVGLKGSIPEPLWALNPQAADLAPLLDHWISVEALEEVHQGRNELSCFSDLSSYTGGPALLPLKAFYTYEERVGIALEDRRRTAKSGYLYAASHIRLKKGVAMLLGLDRELVPSHLDAEGLLTLGGEQRLVSYTLVPDRMPLPPKRGPWAVALSHFPWEELRANNWQNLPRISRAPVRMAGWDMKKAFHKPVTAYLPPGTSIRTADAGELPLGFYNG from the coding sequence ATGACTGAAGAATTGCAATGGCTGAGGTTGGAGCCGTTGGACAGCTGTTTCTTTAAGGGTTCCGAACCGATGGTCGCGGGTGAAAACCACACCGCCCGGTCTGTTTTTCCACCCATGCCGTCGACCCTTTTGGGTGCCCTCCGTACAGCGGTGCTGCTGCAGCGCGGCCTTGACCCTTTTATGTATGCAAGAGAGGAAAAGACGGGCCGGGATATTGCCGGCCGCTATCCCCTTTTGGGGACGCCCGAGCGTCCTGGATTCAAGGTCGTCGGGCCGATTTTCGAAGCAACGGTGCCTGGCGGCGCGGTCGTGCGTTTTCTGCCTGCGCCTGCCCACTGGATGGCCTCAAAACAATCGTTAAAGAAGGCTGAAGCGATGCATCACGGCGCTTCTGACGCATGCGAGGATTCGGCTGAAAGCGACAAGTCCACCCAGCCAAAGCGAAGGATCCGGATTGCTCCGGCTGACCTCTTTTCGGAGTTGATTCGCACGGTGGGCCTCAAAGGCAGCATCCCCGAACCCTTGTGGGCGCTCAATCCGCAGGCAGCGGACCTCGCGCCGCTTCTGGATCACTGGATTTCTGTGGAGGCTTTAGAAGAGGTCCACCAGGGTAGGAACGAATTATCCTGTTTCTCGGATTTATCATCCTATACGGGAGGCCCTGCCCTATTGCCGTTGAAGGCGTTTTACACCTATGAGGAGCGGGTAGGGATCGCCCTCGAGGACCGGCGGCGGACTGCCAAGTCAGGATATTTGTATGCGGCGAGCCATATCCGCCTCAAGAAGGGCGTCGCGATGCTTTTGGGGCTTGACCGGGAGCTGGTGCCTTCTCATCTGGATGCGGAGGGGCTCCTGACCTTGGGCGGGGAGCAGCGGCTGGTAAGCTATACGCTTGTGCCTGACAGAATGCCCCTTCCGCCGAAGCGCGGCCCTTGGGCTGTAGCCCTCTCGCATTTTCCGTGGGAGGAATTGCGGGCCAATAACTGGCAGAATCTGCCAAGGATCTCTCGGGCGCCGGTGCGGATGGCCGGCTGGGATATGAAAAAGGCGTTTCACAAGCCGGTGACGGCGTATCTGCCGCCCGGCACCTCGATCAGGACGGCGGATGCAGGGGAATTGCCGCTGGGTTTCTATAACGGTTAG